In Lolium rigidum isolate FL_2022 chromosome 3, APGP_CSIRO_Lrig_0.1, whole genome shotgun sequence, the genomic window CCGACGCCGACGTCCCCGTCCCACCCGCGAACATGTCTAGGATGATGGCCTTGATCTTGCTGTTGTCCAGGTGGAACCCAAAGCCGCCTTTGCCTTGCAACCCGATGAGCACGTCGGTGAGGTTCTCGTCCATGTTCTCGGTGGCGCCGGCTTTGATCTTGTCGGCACGGGCGACGTTCCTCTCATCGATGATCTCCTCCAGGATGGCATCCACTGTCTTGTGGATGCCCTGCAGGCTGTGCTTCATGCCGGTGATGGTGGCGAGCATGGTGGTCCATGTGGGGAACAGGTCCGGGATGTTGAAGCCACTCGCCAGGCCCACGCCAGATTTGATGGCTGACATGAACTCCGCCGCGTTTTTTCTCTTCTTCCCGAATGCCGCCCGCGCAACGATGTTGTTGGTAGTGCTATGGAACATCACGCTCAGGTTCACCGGCATCGATGGCCCTGCCGCGCGGATCTGCTCCACCAGCATCCCCACCTGCATGCATGCGCGATCCGTTGTCTGAATTGACTAGTGTTCATATATAAAATGATCCGCAGAGATTATAACATGCCTAATAACTACATAGTAGATCAGCATTCTTGTCAACTGTGCCACATGCAGACATGACTATACGCTTTTGTTAGTATTGTAAGTTCAATTAATCTGCCATCATCTTTTGTTGCCACGTTCAACGAATAATTAGTTAATATCAGGTTGGATGTTCCGTATATACCTCGTCCTCCCTGATGTGGCGGAAGGAGAGCACGCGCTTGGGGCTGAGGATCTCGGCGGCGCAGAGCTGGCGGAGCTTGCGCCAGTAGTCGCCGGAGGGGGAGAAGAGGATGTCGGCCCACTCGTAGCCGACGATTCCGCCGGCCAGGAGCTTCGGCCGTGTCGCGAAGTTGGTGTCGTGGGTCTTGAGCACCAGCCGTGCAGTCTCCTTGGACGACGCCACAACCAGCGGCGTTTGCCCCAGCTGCAGCATCATCAGCGGGCCGTGCGCGTCGGCGAGGTTCTTCAGTGCCCGGTGTGGCAGCACGTTCACCAGGTGGTGCATGCTGCCGATCACCGGAAGCTTCCACGGCCCAGGCGGCGCCCTCTCGCTGATCGGGTTCAGGGCCACCTTCAGCACCTGCAGCAGGGCCACCGCTCCGGCCGCCAGAAGAACCGAAAGGAGAAACAGCTCGTCCATGGCAGCAGCTTACTTCGCAGCAGCTAATTAAGCAAGCTTGTGTGACTGGTGTGAGTTGCGATGCTGCTGATAGCCGGGTATATATAGGGCAGAGGCGGGAGCGGGACCACGGAAGGGGTTGGCCCACGTCACGATTGTGACGCCATCCCATGACTCAATAGGGGTGGTGATGCGTGGCCAATTGGGTTAATTTATAGCGACCTGTTAAGTTCGGAATACTGTGTGGTGATTAATACAGTGCCATTCTCTAAGCTCGATCAGCGGTACTAGTGTTGCATACTCGTGTGTGTGACCCAGCCCAAAAAATCCATATATAGTACACGCATTGAAAATATACTACTCTCTTTATTCATAGAAGGCTGTTAAATATTTATTTAGATTCAGACGTACCTGTACATAAAAGGGTATTCAGATACATCTCAATTTAGATAAATTTACACATCATTTTATGAACAGAGGTAGTACTTGTCGGAAAAATGCTATTACGAACATTTACTTATGAAATCTTATTTTGTTACGCATCAATAAACTTGTTGGATAAAAGCTCATATGGCTTCTCGGCAGTTGTATATAGGCAACGTTATACTTCAGAAATGGTGTTATAAGTTAGCAGATGTAATTATAAAAAAAATGAATTGTAATGCGCCGCTCGGCTGCCTAAACCTTAATGTACTCTCTAGACGCTAACATCTTCTACCATGCCACAAATGAAAGTACCTTTCCACATTTTTCATGGATGATGTTTGATGATTAAAAAATGCGGATGAAAAAAGCCAGGAATTTTGCTGAATTTCTATGGCTATACCCTTTTATTTAAGTAAAACATAAACTTATGGGATTTTTTGCCTTTTTTACGCCTCCAAAAGCCCTTGATTATTTACGAGAAGAAAACATATAAAGATATAGAAAACGAATGTATCCCAGACTGTATTGCATGATACACACAACCATGTTTTATTGCAAAGTAAACTAAAAAACACAGGACCAAAAGCCCCACGAATAAAAAGATGTAAGGGTATAAAATGGTTGTGGAACTTGTAGCTGTACATACATATATGGCTCCTTCTCAACACTCTCATAGGTTTTACTTCTTGTGTTTGCTAGTTGTTTTGATATCCATGATAACCTTAGATTTTCAAAATGCAAAAAACAAACCTatttgttccttttatatttaacCAACATATTTTACGTTCTTAATACAAAAATATAggcatatgatcaagtttatataTCAAATAAATGGACAAAAAAAATTATGGTTCAAATACTAATATTGATTTGATACTGTTGATGTGACATGTTTCTATAGGTTTTGACTTAGTTATTTTGTAATAAGCTTAGTCAAACTTAAGTAACTAGGATTCTTATGACGCCCATTAAAGAAAAtgttatgatggaaacaatatcCCGTCGACATGAAGGTTTTCTTGGCCTCACGAGCATGTGCGCCTGGATGAATAGTAAATTCGTAGAAATACTTATGGAAACATTAAACTTTTTGAGATTATACATCTTTCTTTCACATGTTTTTTAAGTTCCATGAAGAGAAGACGCATGTCGTGTCATATAAAAAACATAATATGGCTGTAAAATGCAATTTTGTAGCAGCAAAATTATCACATATCATAAAAAACgtttattttaaaaaatgtgtATAAACATAGGACATGTACATATATTAAAAGTTTcagatttttataaaaaaaatagtgAGGTGCAAACTGCCAGGCGGGCCTACAGGTGTGCAACCGTGTGGCCCCCATAGGGCCCCAAAATTTTGGGGGCCCCAAAATTTTGATTTTCAGTTATATAGTACAAACTTCAGTACATAAGCACACAAGAATTTCAGCTTGATTGGTAGTGTTGCGCGGTCATTTGCTGTGGTTAAGTTGGAGATTTAAAGATTGACTCTAAAGTTAGCTGCTTATCAGTTCTTGATGCGTAAACCAGACTATACGAGCTTCGACTCTGAAGTCAGCTGCTtatcttctttattttcttcattcTTTTTTCTACTCCCACGGAGTTGTTCTTAATGTGTAAACCATGTTAGAtatatatatttgtctattgtagtttttCCATATGttaggggctttctgcatatgtgcacctgtacatgtactatatattgtggcctttggcctccTGGTAATACatgaagcatattgccctaacatggtatgaGAGCAAAACTTGGTCCTAGTCTGTACGTTGTTGTCCCGGCCGTAGTTGCcgtccgccggccgccggccgccgctctccGTCGCCGT contains:
- the LOC124697400 gene encoding premnaspirodiene oxygenase-like, coding for MDELFLLSVLLAAGAVALLQVLKVALNPISERAPPGPWKLPVIGSMHHLVNVLPHRALKNLADAHGPLMMLQLGQTPLVVASSKETARLVLKTHDTNFATRPKLLAGGIVGYEWADILFSPSGDYWRKLRQLCAAEILSPKRVLSFRHIREDEVGMLVEQIRAAGPSMPVNLSVMFHSTTNNIVARAAFGKKRKNAAEFMSAIKSGVGLASGFNIPDLFPTWTTMLATITGMKHSLQGIHKTVDAILEEIIDERNVARADKIKAGATENMDENLTDVLIGLQGKGGFGFHLDNSKIKAIILDMFAGGTGTSASAMEWGMSELMRNPTVMTKLQGQIREAFKGKAVVMEADLQASDLRYLKLVIKEALRLHPPAPLLVPRESIDVCELLEYTIPAKSRIVINAWAIGRDPRYWDAAEEFQPERFEDGTVDFTGNSYEFLPFGAGRRMCPGFNYGLASMELALVCLLYHFEWSLPEGVAEVDMEEAPGLGVRRLMPLVLLATPFVPIA